In Nicotiana tabacum cultivar K326 chromosome 11, ASM71507v2, whole genome shotgun sequence, a single window of DNA contains:
- the LOC142166466 gene encoding uncharacterized protein LOC142166466 produces the protein MGILKVTVERRKGIHKVEDKHKKQQYTMRNRNGIRRNSQERIYSKIDWVFVNRSWLDNMPSYIANFLLEGIGDHIPVSISLLNLKNNRQKAFKYCNTWSQHPQFLVKVEEVWKQPVEGHMTYQVIRKMRSLNKTHKDLNKQYFRNIVTDANEDRDALKQVHEALQQHPWNKKPQQLEKEKYQQFRKSSYLAEIFLQQRNKNGIICTDSEDIAQILVEFYQDLLGKKSLKRVRAFKSFLHNGPKLTLGQQVALVQPYRSEDVKKAIFNIDKNKSPGPDGYGSDFFKAAWGVISNDITQAVLEFFSSGNLLKQLNATIISLIPKVSVSQNAG, from the exons ATGGGCATTCTGAAGGTGACTGTagaaagaagaaagggaatacACAAGGTAGAAGACAAACACAAGAAGCAACAATACACAATGCGCAACAGGAATGGGATAAGAAGGAACAGTCAGGAAAGAATTTATTCAAAGATAGACTGGGTTTTTGTTAATAGGAGTTGGCTGGATAACATGCCATCTTATATAGCTAATTTCTTACTAGAAGGGATCGGTGATCACATTCCAGTGAGTATTTCTTTGTTAAATTTGAAGAATAATAGACAGAAGGCATTTAAATACTGTAATACTTGGTCACAACATCCACAATTTCTTGTCAAAGTAGAGGAGGTGTGGAAGCAGCCAGTGGAAGGGCATATGACATACCAAGTAATAAGAAAAATGAGGAGTTTAAATAAGACACATAAAGATTTGAATAAGCAATATTTCAGGAATATAGTTACAGATGCAAATGAAGACAGGGATGCACTAAAACAAGTACATGAAGCATTACAGCAGCACCCATGGAATAAGAAACCACAACAACTTGAAAAAGAGAAGTATCAACAATTTAGAAAGAGTTCATATCTTGCTGAAATTTTCCTACAACAAAGAA ACAAAAATGGAATCATATGCACCGATTCAGAGGATATTGCACAGATATTGGTGGAGTTCTATCAAGATTTACTTGGTAAAAAGTCTTTGAAAAGGGTAAGAGCTTTCAAGAGTTTCTTACACAATGGTCCTAAATTAACACTTGGGCAACAAGTTGCCTTAGTTCAGCCCTATAGAagtgaagatgtgaaaaaggCTATATTCAACATTGACAAGAACAAGAGTCCAGGTCCCGATGGGTATGGAAGTGACTTTTTCAAAGCAGCCTGGGGGGTTATAAGTAATGATATAACTCAAGCAGTGCTGGAATTTTTTAGCAGTGGGAACCTGTTGAAGCAACTGAATGCAACAATTATCTCATTAATTCCTAAAGTTTCAGTATCTCAAAATGCAGGGTAG